Below is a genomic region from Venturia canescens isolate UGA chromosome 1, ASM1945775v1, whole genome shotgun sequence.
CTGTATGCACACCTGAATTTAATTTGAGTGATTCCGAGCTTCCGAAACGCAATCCATAGAACAATTGAGGCCACAttttctaggtatattttaTTCCGCATGTTTTGAAGCTTGCTCTACAGCTTAAACGAACAAAAGTAAGCTCGGAGCTTGCGAAAAACTCCAATATATTCTTTCGGTGCGCTCTATGTTGTTCTTTTCGTCAAGCTCGAAGAAAGGAAGAGACGAGTGAATGTGATGACAAGACAATGTGaacaatagtcaaattttatgcacagagagaaagtgagagagaaaaaagataaagaaagtGCGAACAAGAGAGCATGCACACGTTATCACCTGGATGATACACTGACCGAGTGAATAATGAGTAAAAAGGTAATAAGTGTCGAAGATGGTGATGCTCCTGGGCCCATTTATCAGGAATTTCGtgttttatttcgatcgattcgGTTCAGTAGGATGGATTAGTTCAAAGGATCTCATAGCTTCACAAACCTGTCGTGGTTTGACCGGTGGTGGAGGACGAATGGAGGACGCGATTGATGCGGGGATTGAAGTGGGCTCCTGATGATGAAGCGAGGGTTGCTGCTGCCAAGGCAGACCTTGCCGTCCCAAAGTTCCCTGATGAACTTGTTGCACCGGCTGTCGCACTTGCTGCTGGAGTTGCTGATGCaattgctgctgctgttggaTTTGCTGGtgatgctgttgctgctgatGTAGATGATTGCTGGAGCTGCTGCTGCGCACGACTTGCTGTAGCGTAACTCGAGGGAGCGTTGAAGCGACTGAAGAAATCTTCCGAACTGTCTGTGAAATGAGCCACTGATTATTCGGCTCTTTTACTccgcattttcatttataagCCAAAATCATTTCTTCTCGTTGCTCCTCAGTTTATCGAACGGATCGTGGAACTAAAAACTCCATCAATTTCAACGGAATTCAACTCGTAGAATCGAGGCATGACCGTTTCGGAATTGGCAACAATCGTAAACTTTTCTCTCTGTTCGTAATCACTGTTATTCAAGCTCAAAGCTCTCGGTCTTCGCGTCTCGTATTTCGTCAATTAATATATTATTCGTTGTCCAAACCTTCAGACGAGTtagagaaaatattgattccGTATAATTCTCAATCTCACATAAAATCCGTTCATTTTTCCACAAAACTCAAGAGCAACGTaagaaatgtttgtttttttaattgaaaaaagtgtttcttttttttcttctttcttttatttattcaaaaaaccaCACGTCGACGGATACGTGACGTCTGATTGGcgcgataaaatttcaatcgtcTACAACGGTTCGAGATTTTAATCATAATATCATTCCTCTCATCATCTACGATCTAATGCAAAACTACCATAACTCCGCTACACGTTCATATCAAGCATTTTAATATGTATTTGTGTCTCCGTGTTGATGTCATTGTTAATATGAACTATTTAATGCTTATAAAATGTGTTCAATGTATCGAATGTAATTGTGGTGTATCGTCGTGTCGTGTGTGTACGGTGTGTTTGTTACGTATGAATCTGTACCGTGTCACGAGTGAAACTTTATCCTTCGTTCCTCCCAATAGGCGCACGCAAACGAGTTCGATGACGCCACGTCGCGTCAACGTCTCGTCTCGTAACTCGCCCGCAGATGAGAGCTCTTGGAGCCTCTCggggtcgtcgtcgtcgttgtcgatCCATGGATAACATTACCTGACTTCACTGGCCATATCTCTAAAAGATATTTGAGTACGGCTATCGGCTGTTGAAAGTCGAGAGGCGGACCAGTGTCCTCCGCGTGAAGCATCAAAACAGGCCCGAAACAAACGGCCAAACTCGCTGGCGACATCTTGTTACATTGTGACACGACCATTGCCAAATGATTCAACAAATATATGAGAGTACACTGGAagacaaaagaaaatttcgttccCAGTGCTATTCGATTGTAGAGCGCagttaattattattcaaggTCGAGGGAATCTTCTGGTAATGGATTCGGATTAAAAGAAGCTgctgagaatttgaaaatttcgatgagCACACTCACACTGCAGTGCTTGTTTCAAGGATCTTTCTATATAGCACCTTCTGGAAAGCCTAATCGTGTGAAATGAGACTGGAGGCTTCCTGACGAAAATCTACATGAAAACTCACCCTGTTGACCTTGGGAAGACAGTCGAGTATGCTGAACATCAGTTTAGCGTTGCCTTGGGGGTCGTCCGGCAGGCATACGGCAAGTGCATCGACCATCATCTGGTAGAGACACTTGGTGAATAGTGGCTCCGGCAACTCCCTTAAATAATCCTTGAGAACTCCCGTTATGACGTTTATGTCGGGAACATTGTCGGGCGAGAGATCAACCGACCTCGCGTTTCTCTCAAAGGCCTCTCTGAGTATTCTCTTCTTGGTCGCAGAACCGCAAAGTCTATATAAGCCTGTCGAGCCAGAGAGGAGATAATGACTGAATGAGAACGGAACACGATCTGAATGAAAGAAAGGATTCGGACTGCGAAAATAGATGGAAAATTGTTTGGAATCTTCTCAGAAACCACAAAAAAGTCAGCAGGGATTATCCGAATTTGAATAACGAAGAAATTGAGAGTTAAGATGCAAAGATTTTTCGTTGCATTCTAATAATTCAGACttcgataataaataattagcgTAATACCGATTATATCGAGGCCTCTTCTCTCCACTTCCTCGACGCACCGCCACACGATGATCGGTACATTTTGGGTTGCCCCACCCATGGCTAACGCGGTTGAAACGCCGCCAGGAACTCCGCCGGTTTTGCTCTCACGACTCACGACCGTGTCGAGATCGACGCCGAAGAGTGGTGCGACCCTCGTTGCCAACGAGATAACGGGCAACCCGCGACGCTTGAAAGTTTGATGGGCGTCGGTGTAACGCAATCGCAGATAAATCGTTCCACGCGGCTCGACCTTGAGAGCGAGTTGGTGGAGAGGCGACTCTTTGAGCAACGTTGCAAGATGCACCGAACCCTTGTAACATAATTTGTGCCTGTGCTGAGGATCCCACGAGTAAACGAGCAGGTCGAGCTGCCGATTCCCGACGAGATCGAGCTCGAATGTCTCGTCCCAGTCGAACATCAAATCACCGGTGCGCACTACCGTACGTGCTTTGTGAACTCTATCGCACTCAAGAACGCAATAAAGATCTCTCAGACCGCAACTACCTGAAAAGTTTCATGAAAAGTTTCGATTGAAAGAAGCAACCTGTGAATCGTCCCATTTTCGTCactaaaaatcgatcgaaaactttttttcattctaatgtcTCACTATTAATTGCTCGGGTTAatcagtgaaaaaatattattccccCCCGCTAGTGTGCGAGTCAAAGTCTAAGTGAGATTTGACGAACCCTAAAAACACCAGAGTTCGAAACTATCAAGGATTCTATAAAGAAAATTACAGGTTTCAGGACCACCGGATCGTTGGTAGAACATTTTTGCAATCGACTGGGATATAAAACTACTGATTGTGCCTTCGATTAGTTTCGACTTTTATTGTCCCACTTGCGTGAATTACTGATGCGAAGCAACGTAACtttgaaaacaatggaacAAAACATCGCCTAATCGGGAAGCacaaaacgaattttattcgagaGTAATAATTAGCTGGTTTATTTATAAGGGAGGAAGGCGTTACCTAAATTAGGCTGACCCGATGGCGTGGAAGGCGTCGTGGCCGCCGATGATGACGTCGTCGAACGAAGCCCTCGGCCTGCTAGTAAATGAACCCAGAGGAGACCACTCACACCCCCAGCCAAATCACCGCCTCCGCTGTCACCCAAAGAACTCAGTAGGGAGCTCGTTGAGCTCGGAGTACCGACTGTCGGTGGTTTCTCTATCTTATACTTAAGGAACTCTGAAATCAAAGATCGAACTcagtttcgatgaaaaatattgcaacGAAAAGTGTAAAAGTAGCTCATACTGAAACTTGGATTTTCGAGTCAATAGAAAACCGTTAAATTTGTGGGGAAAGAATTCACCTGCAGGATTAATATCTAGCAGTCTTTGATCCTGAGTTCTGGTAGGCGTGGGCGTgggaatatttctcgttgaCTCGAGATCGAGTAAATTTCTAATTCTCCTGACGGAAGTCGCTCTTTGACTGGCCGAACTCGTCAACGAAGCTTTTTGACTGGCCAATGAAGCACGCGCGCTGGACGCCACCGAGGCTGGTCTTTGGCCGCCAGGAGCAGTTCGATGACTCGACGAACTTATGGCCGTCGAAGCTCGAAGATTTGCGAGATTCACTTGTTGCGCAGATGCCGATCTCGTCGATAAACGATCCAGTGTACTCGACAGAGGTCTGTACGACCCATAGCCCCCGTATTCGGCCTTTAAAGTCACCAAGATACAGAGATTTATGTATTTTCAAGTCAGACAAccaaaattgtgtttttcaaatatttaacatcgaaatttaatgaatctttacgtcagcaACGATTCGAAATCGATCAACTTTGTGTTCCTACACAAGtgtcagattttttttctggtacATGGACTTTCgtgaatttacaaaaattatgTGCATTCATCGTATAttcattcgttgaaaaaaaaaatacgacatTTCTGTCAGAATTCTAGATCGCAATCGACCACATTATTCACTGGGAATAACTTCCGTTCGTTATCGAATCcttaattcaaatttttaatccaGCCACGACAAAGACAATTGCGATATTTCGAGTGAATTCTACGTTCAGAGAAACCTTTGTATCTTTGGATTTTATAGTTACCGCATTTGCAGCTGCGTGAATATTTTCTGCGCTGTACGTATAACGGGGCGGCCTGCTCGTTGTAGCTCGTATTTGTTCGTACAACGCACTCGTACTTGGTGTCCGACTCAGCCAGGCTCTGTACTCATCCGATGTGAAGACACTCGGGGACGATGGTATCCTCCCTGTGTCGATTCATTCGgtcaattttcattcaatttttgttcattcttTCTatggaatttaaaaatcaattataTTCCCTTGAGCTTGAAATGAGAGCAATCAATTACTGGAAGTCGTTTCTTTAGCTCCTCATACAAAGCCATAAAGTTTCTTCTGCAGTTATTGCATAACGGAGAGGATCGTGTATGATGATGTCACATTAAGTTATTATTTATCAGTACTAGAAAATCTGAATGACGAAAGTTTCTACACAATTACGATTTATCCTAGCGTTGGAatggttttttcatcgagtgaTTTCTGTTTCGTAAATGCTGTTTCGTACTCGTGCTAATATCGTAACATCACAGATTGTAGCTTTTGTCTGAAATAGTGAAGTTCGTATCGAATTTACGCTGCCACGGTAAGCAAGGGATGCTAcatcaaaatataaatatgagaAAACCTAATTTGGGTTCTGGAATATCGGTGGAAAAATCGATAcgcatgaatatttgagttTTCAAACGTGATTACTGTGAAACAGCCTCCCTATTTTTATATCAATT
It encodes:
- the RhoGAP100F gene encoding rho GTPase-activating protein 100F isoform X6, with the translated sequence MQWRKHVRIKYGGRVGVGQGQQEQVQLQVRVVQLQQGERGGRLRYQICQEEQQEPQLSYTPRRSCSPTIMLCCGRRKEGRGEVTDISASPGRQAPANQLRPKEPPPMVIQGDFRKRDRLSQVSGISNEIFKQIETVENDHDASTAAALEAVERRGEMVVRVIEPRQMGRQASEAAKKFISAQDPKHPIYFVEIIKRPGQTLGLYIREGNGVDRNDGVFISRIALESAVYNSGCLKVGDEILAVNLVDVTHMSLDDVVIIMSIPRRLVLATRHGPHQPVSHSRQNEHKAPPVVVIKRELNEDESDHATSNHIRDSNRRRGDGREMLPSRSRLGLTGLGSSQDLGSSNGDLYYNSRPEGHWSYQPPPPPVITHQPKPSTTQHFQPYERGYPKTLESLAEKDFTKVHSFYTGPVMPTNGSRRMSTGGGMQSVSGRLTGQTQNYGYGQHTASGRIMPRSGSDQHLPRVDYTSITTPARHTLLRSSLKSGSSALRYNSRYSTQTDTTTNSQRAGQGQFGTLTRRHRPSLDYASDTEATCSSSPRSAYYYYRHNVNNPAQSSAVSHLATLSRSQIGQSSSGLRSNSLPRSGRTLPQQPGLRTGLSTVTSGLIDQEDSDGALSAPELPSIRRDRGRIPSSPSVFTSDEYRAWLSRTPSTSALYEQIRATTSRPPRYTYSAENIHAAANAAEYGGYGSYRPLSSTLDRLSTRSASAQQVNLANLRASTAISSSSHRTAPGGQRPASVASSARASLASQKASLTSSASQRATSVRRIRNLLDLESTRNIPTPTPTRTQDQRLLDINPAEFLKYKIEKPPTVGTPSSTSSLLSSLGDSGGGDLAGGVSGLLWVHLLAGRGLRSTTSSSAATTPSTPSGQPNLGSCGLRDLYCVLECDRVHKARTVVRTGDLMFDWDETFELDLVGNRQLDLLVYSWDPQHRHKLCYKGSVHLATLLKESPLHQLALKVEPRGTIYLRLRYTDAHQTFKRRGLPVISLATRVAPLFGVDLDTVVSRESKTGGVPGGVSTALAMGGATQNVPIIVWRCVEEVERRGLDIIGLYRLCGSATKKRILREAFERNARSVDLSPDNVPDINVITGVLKDYLRELPEPLFTKCLYQMMVDALAVCLPDDPQGNAKLMFSILDCLPKVNRCTLIYLLNHLAMVVSQCNKMSPASLAVCFGPVLMLHAEDTGPPLDFQQPIAVLKYLLEIWPVKSVRKISSVASTLPRVTLQQVVRSSSSSNHLHQQQQHHQQIQQQQQLHQQLQQQVRQPVQQVHQGTLGRQGLPWQQQPSLHHQEPTSIPASIASSIRPPPPVKPRQSKRKLPALPTR
- the RhoGAP100F gene encoding rho GTPase-activating protein 100F isoform X7, with protein sequence MQWRKHVRIKYGGRVGVGQGQQEQVQLQVRVVQLQQGERGGRLRYQICQEEQQEPQLSYTPRRSCSPTIMLCCGRRKEGRGEVTDISASPGRQAPANQLRPKEPPPMVIQGDFRKRDRLSQVSGISNEIFKQIETVENDHDASTAAALEAVERRGEMVVRVIEPRQMGRQASEAAKKFISAQDPKHPIYFVEIIKRPGQTLGLYIREGNGVDRNDGVFISRIALESAVYNSGCLKVGDEILAVNLVDVTHMSLDDVVIIMSIPRRLVLATRHGPHQPVSHSRQNEHKAPPVVVIKRELNEDESDHATSNHIRDSNRRRGDGREMLPSRSRLGLTGLGSSQDLGSSNGDLYYNSRPEGHWSYQPPPPPVITHQPKPSTTQHFQPYERGYPKTLESLAEKDFTKVHSFYTGPVMPTNGSRRMSTGGGMQSVSGRLTGQTQNYGYGQHTASGRIMPRSGSDQHLPRVDYTSITTPARHTLLRSSLKSGSSALRYNSRYSTQTDTTTNSQRAGQGQFGTLTRRHRPSLDYASDTEATCSSSPRSAYYYYRHNVNNPAQSSAVSHLATLSRSQIGQSSSGLRSNSLPRSGRTLPQQPGLRTGLSTVTSGLIDQEDSDGALSAPELPSIRRDRGRIPSSPSVFTSDEYRAWLSRTPSTSALYEQIRATTSRPPRYTYSAENIHAAANAAEYGGYGSYRPLSSTLDRLSTRSASAQQVNLANLRASTAISSSSHRTAPGGQRPASVASSARASLASQKASLTSSASQRATSVRRIRNLLDLESTRNIPTPTPTRTQDQRLLDINPAEFLKYKIEKPPTVGTPSSTSSLLSSLGDSGGGDLAGGVSGLLWVHLLAGRGLRSTTSSSAATTPSTPSGQPNLGSCGLRDLYCVLECDRVHKARTVVRTGDLMFDWDETFELDLVGNRQLDLLVYSWDPQHRHKLCYKGSVHLATLLKESPLHQLALKVEPRGTIYLRLRYTDAHQTFKRRGLPVISLATRVAPLFGVDLDTVVSRESKTGGVPGGVSTALAMGGATQNVPIIVWRCVEEVERRGLDIIGLYRLCGSATKKRILREAFERNARSVDLSPDNVPDINVITGVLKDYLRELPEPLFTKCLYQMMVDALAVCLPDDPQGNAKLMFSILDCLPKVNRCTLIYLLNHLAMVVSQCNKMSPASLAVCFGPVLMLHAEDTGPPLDFQQPIAVLKYLLEIWPVKSDSSEDFFSRFNAPSSYATASRAQQQLQQSSTSAATASPANPTAAAIASATPAASATAGATSSSGNFGTARSALAAATLASSSGAHFNPRINRVLHSSSTTGQTTTGDSLVSRFT
- the RhoGAP100F gene encoding rho GTPase-activating protein 100F isoform X5, which encodes MQWRKHVRIKYGGRVGVGQGQQEQVQLQVRVVQLQQGERGGRLRYQICQEEQQEPQLSYTPRRSCSPTIMLCCGRRKEGRGEVTDISASPGRQAPANQLRPKEPPPMVIQGDFRKRDRLSQVSGISNEIFKQIETVENDHDASTAAALEAVERRGEMVVRVIEPRQMGRQASEAAKKFISAQDPKHPIYFVEIIKRPGQTLGLYIREGNGVDRNDGVFISRIALESAVYNSGCLKVGDEILAVNLVDVTHMSLDDVVIIMSIPRRLVLATRHGPHQPVSHSRQNEHKAPPVVVIKRELNEDESDHATSNHIRDSNRRRGDGREMLPSRSRLGLTGLGSSQDLGSSNGDLYYNSRPEGHWSYQPPPPPVITHQPKPSTTQHFQPYERGYPKTLESLAEKDFTKVHSFYTGPVMPTNGSRRMSTGGGMQSVSGRLTGQTQNYGYGQHTASGRIMPRSGSDQHLPRVDYTSITTPARHTLLRSSLKSGSSALRYNSRYSTQTDTTTNSQRAGQGQFGTLTRRHRPSLDYASDTEATCSSSPRSAYYYYRHNVNNPAQSSAVSHLATLSRSQIGQSSSGLRSNSLPRSGRTLPQQPGLRTGLSTVTSGLIDQEDSDGALSAPELPSIRRDRGRIPSSPSVFTSDEYRAWLSRTPSTSALYEQIRATTSRPPRYTYSAENIHAAANAAEYGGYGSYRPLSSTLDRLSTRSASAQQVNLANLRASTAISSSSHRTAPGGQRPASVASSARASLASQKASLTSSASQRATSVRRIRNLLDLESTRNIPTPTPTRTQDQRLLDINPAEFLKYKIEKPPTVGTPSSTSSLLSSLGDSGGGDLAGGVSGLLWVHLLAGRGLRSTTSSSAATTPSTPSGQPNLGSCGLRDLYCVLECDRVHKARTVVRTGDLMFDWDETFELDLVGNRQLDLLVYSWDPQHRHKLCYKGSVHLATLLKESPLHQLALKVEPRGTIYLRLRYTDAHQTFKRRGLPVISLATRVAPLFGVDLDTVVSRESKTGGVPGGVSTALAMGGATQNVPIIVWRCVEEVERRGLDIIGLYRLCGSATKKRILREAFERNARSVDLSPDNVPDINVITGVLKDYLRELPEPLFTKCLYQMMVDALAVCLPDDPQGNAKLMFSILDCLPKVNRCTLIYLLNHLAMVVSQCNKMSPASLAVCFGPVLMLHAEDTGPPLDFQQPIAVLKYLLEIWPVKSDSSEDFFSRFNAPSSYATASRAQQQLQQSSTSAATASPANPTAAAIASATPAASATAGATSSSGNFGTARSALAAATLASSSGAHFNPRINRVLHSSSTTGQTTTEQAQIAGSTNPLTAQRRRFLHR